The proteins below are encoded in one region of Nitrospira lenta:
- a CDS encoding transporter: MMFFSRFRRLILLSLGVFFLSVGAVRPDSVQASCGSVSCFVVIGSQQQVPMAGLLTVNAIYNYTPMEAPSGQGGSIPFSNQGSRTLTLANLNANQIRTLMRTVTFDMNYGLTERLGLQVTVPYKHVNSDAQIGGLTPVPYSDKGIGDVRVSLKYNVLPTLRSMIVVGVGVDLPTGDYGQRVQGGSLAESTLQIGKGNFGFVPSIYQSYELIPHRLNQFALASYRHTLKNSDGYKFGDEVNLSAGFNIIPVEQAPWFVLTQQVNYRWMQNDAMDASLFQFNPGGGAILLDPTVRFRAVPTTGSTYMAYSPGVMLNLWSYASMYFIAQIPVMRDFNGNLEQQVSYVFGLTKSFQLLSGS; this comes from the coding sequence ATGATGTTCTTTTCCCGATTCCGGCGGCTCATCCTTCTCTCTCTCGGCGTCTTCTTTCTGAGCGTGGGGGCCGTCCGTCCGGACTCGGTTCAGGCCTCGTGCGGCTCCGTGAGCTGCTTTGTCGTGATCGGCTCGCAACAGCAGGTCCCGATGGCCGGTCTGCTGACCGTCAATGCGATTTATAACTACACGCCGATGGAAGCGCCGTCGGGCCAAGGCGGGAGCATTCCGTTTTCCAACCAAGGCAGCAGAACCTTGACCCTGGCAAACCTGAATGCCAATCAGATTCGCACCCTCATGCGAACGGTCACGTTCGACATGAATTACGGCTTGACCGAGCGGTTAGGCCTGCAAGTGACCGTGCCCTACAAGCATGTGAATTCCGACGCCCAGATCGGCGGACTGACGCCGGTGCCCTATAGCGACAAAGGGATCGGCGATGTTCGCGTGAGTCTCAAGTACAACGTGTTGCCCACGTTGCGTAGCATGATTGTGGTGGGGGTGGGCGTCGATTTGCCGACGGGCGACTACGGGCAGCGGGTGCAGGGCGGATCTCTGGCCGAGTCGACGTTGCAAATCGGCAAGGGCAATTTCGGATTCGTGCCGTCGATCTATCAGAGTTACGAGTTGATCCCGCACCGGCTGAATCAGTTCGCCCTGGCGAGCTATCGGCACACGCTCAAGAACAGCGACGGGTACAAGTTCGGCGACGAGGTCAATCTCAGCGCCGGGTTCAACATTATTCCGGTCGAGCAGGCGCCCTGGTTCGTACTGACGCAGCAGGTGAATTACCGCTGGATGCAGAACGATGCGATGGACGCCTCTCTGTTTCAGTTTAATCCGGGTGGCGGCGCCATTCTGCTCGATCCAACAGTGCGATTCCGCGCCGTGCCTACGACTGGCTCTACCTACATGGCGTATTCACCCGGCGTCATGCTGAATCTTTGGAGCTATGCGTCGATGTATTTCATCGCGCAGATTCCGGTCATGCGGGATTTCAACGGCAATCTGGAACAGCAAGTCAGTTATGTGTTCGGGCTTACGAAGTCGTTTCAACTGTTGAGTGGGTCATAG
- a CDS encoding peroxiredoxin family protein, which translates to MRAQTSRCVWALAVAVLLASPALDGWSMGSRVPTVGAPADEFRLADLDGKMHSLSQYRGKVVLVNFWATWCKPCTTEMPAMQASFDKLRDKGFVVLAINELEDDAKVREHIKQYGHTFPVLMDRDNKVANQFGVFGLPVSVFIDQQGRVQEYIKGGLLTEQMIVDVVAKMHKPEPIKAASLR; encoded by the coding sequence ATGAGAGCACAGACCTCTCGATGCGTATGGGCGTTGGCGGTTGCGGTGTTACTGGCCTCCCCTGCTCTCGATGGGTGGAGTATGGGATCGCGGGTTCCTACGGTGGGCGCGCCGGCAGACGAATTCCGTCTGGCGGATCTCGACGGCAAGATGCATAGCCTCAGCCAGTACCGTGGGAAAGTGGTCCTGGTGAATTTCTGGGCCACCTGGTGCAAGCCCTGCACGACGGAAATGCCGGCCATGCAAGCCAGCTTCGATAAGCTGCGGGATAAGGGATTTGTCGTGCTGGCGATCAACGAACTTGAAGACGATGCCAAGGTGCGGGAGCACATCAAGCAGTATGGCCATACCTTCCCCGTGTTGATGGATCGCGACAATAAAGTGGCGAACCAGTTCGGGGTTTTCGGCTTGCCGGTGAGCGTGTTCATCGATCAGCAGGGACGCGTGCAGGAATACATCAAAGGCGGCTTGCTGACGGAACAGATGATCGTTGACGTCGTCGCGAAAATGCACAAACCGGAACCGATCAAGGCGGCGTCGCTTCGATAA
- a CDS encoding energy transducer TonB, producing MMVAENYEGMPYSAWGVSFAIHGAALCVALVLSAQVQPVLKEETFQWEVALVHPSPDVPQPETAQSTPTVQPSKPTPVRTVQATPPVESSADTVVTRVATSYSPEIVHPTMVPPKPEPVREIVQAKVQPVEPQEIKREEIKKEEVKHQEVVKSEPVVREPHPAPVAREVAPPVESVATAQAYEPPASSRAHHAEAAPVIHRESPSPEEAAPEWRPLTAVGEAPAKTVVAAASVPAEPAPAAAAPVSAAAAPVQAPAHHADAPVVASVAPVRPATKADNAWLAESLGRRIKELTRYPSSARLNGSEGKVVLRVILRADGHLADVTVHRSSGHEVLDRAAMETVRLACPIHMKQALSAAEVAVYVPIVYSLAG from the coding sequence ATGATGGTTGCTGAGAATTATGAGGGCATGCCGTATTCTGCCTGGGGCGTATCTTTTGCCATCCATGGCGCGGCGCTCTGCGTCGCGCTGGTGTTGTCGGCTCAGGTGCAACCGGTTCTCAAGGAAGAGACCTTTCAGTGGGAAGTGGCGCTCGTCCATCCTTCACCGGACGTGCCTCAGCCTGAAACAGCGCAGTCCACACCGACGGTGCAACCGTCGAAACCGACACCGGTTCGGACCGTTCAGGCTACGCCCCCGGTAGAGTCGTCGGCTGACACGGTTGTGACGCGCGTAGCGACTTCGTACAGTCCTGAGATTGTCCATCCGACGATGGTCCCGCCTAAGCCGGAGCCCGTGCGGGAAATTGTTCAGGCAAAGGTCCAGCCGGTTGAGCCGCAGGAAATTAAGCGAGAAGAGATAAAAAAAGAAGAGGTCAAGCATCAAGAAGTGGTGAAGTCTGAGCCGGTGGTGCGCGAGCCGCATCCGGCGCCTGTTGCCAGAGAAGTTGCGCCGCCGGTCGAATCGGTAGCCACCGCGCAGGCGTATGAGCCTCCCGCGTCGTCTCGCGCGCATCATGCGGAGGCGGCTCCGGTGATTCATCGTGAGAGCCCGTCTCCTGAAGAGGCGGCGCCTGAATGGCGGCCGCTTACAGCGGTCGGAGAGGCGCCGGCGAAAACAGTGGTCGCGGCCGCATCCGTTCCGGCTGAACCGGCCCCGGCTGCTGCGGCTCCCGTTTCAGCGGCTGCGGCTCCGGTCCAGGCGCCGGCTCACCATGCTGATGCGCCGGTGGTCGCGAGTGTGGCTCCGGTTCGACCGGCGACGAAGGCGGACAATGCCTGGCTGGCGGAGTCGCTCGGCCGGCGCATTAAAGAACTGACGCGCTATCCCAGTTCGGCTCGTTTGAACGGTTCGGAAGGGAAGGTCGTGTTGCGCGTCATTCTCCGTGCCGATGGCCATCTGGCCGATGTCACGGTACACCGCAGCTCCGGCCACGAGGTGCTCGATCGCGCCGCGATGGAGACCGTTCGATTGGCCTGTCCCATCCATATGAAACAGGCGTTGAGCGCGGCGGAAGTGGCGGTGTATGTGCCCATCGTCTATAGCCTCGCGGGATAG
- a CDS encoding sialidase family protein translates to MKPMMQIMTSRIAGCLGIAGSLLLCAAIASAESAPSFVFGPKSTADRKVRSVVGPSVRIDGQGQISLAWVEEEKDTRTVLYSRIEKAGDSLGDVVRVNGPGEVPYNRQEAPALALSGDDLLITWAVTHPKMTADKPFSNDLRLSRSTDGGRTFQPSVLVNDDQQVIGHSFDSIHVAPDGVVHMAWIDGREGKKESGTFATRSSDQGRTVEKNLKVDENTCVCCRTSMTSSPDGTLYVAWRKILPGDLRETVVARSTDGGQTFAAPVIVGHDRWVFPGCPHRPASVGTDRLGRLYVVWYTEGSDETPSVYLAYSDDKGETFSPKQKLNLSKGTFPDHPQMAVDPEGRLIIVWEEQSPVRREVVMRVSLDRGQTFSVPQKLNEKKGQTPTLSINAQGLAALAWMEHAMPAHRIVVQTIQLPAIQAVAKQEP, encoded by the coding sequence ATGAAACCCATGATGCAAATCATGACAAGTCGAATTGCCGGGTGTCTTGGAATCGCCGGCAGCCTGTTGCTCTGTGCCGCGATCGCGTCGGCGGAGTCTGCGCCGTCGTTCGTATTCGGTCCTAAATCGACGGCGGATCGCAAAGTGCGGAGCGTCGTGGGCCCATCTGTCCGGATCGACGGCCAGGGACAGATCTCTCTTGCCTGGGTTGAGGAGGAGAAGGACACCCGCACCGTGCTCTACTCGCGCATCGAGAAGGCCGGGGACTCTCTCGGCGACGTTGTGCGGGTGAATGGCCCTGGCGAGGTGCCCTATAACCGTCAGGAAGCGCCGGCGCTCGCGTTGTCCGGCGACGATCTGCTCATCACCTGGGCCGTGACCCATCCGAAGATGACCGCGGACAAGCCGTTTTCCAATGATCTGCGTTTGAGCCGGTCGACCGACGGCGGGAGGACTTTTCAACCGTCGGTGTTGGTGAACGACGATCAGCAAGTCATCGGTCACAGTTTTGATTCGATCCATGTGGCGCCTGATGGCGTTGTCCATATGGCCTGGATCGACGGGCGGGAAGGCAAGAAAGAATCCGGCACGTTTGCCACGCGTTCCAGCGACCAAGGTCGCACGGTGGAAAAGAATCTCAAGGTTGATGAGAACACCTGCGTGTGTTGCCGGACGTCGATGACCAGCAGCCCGGACGGTACGTTGTACGTCGCCTGGCGCAAAATTCTTCCGGGCGATCTCCGCGAGACCGTCGTGGCGCGGTCGACCGACGGAGGCCAGACGTTCGCGGCCCCGGTCATCGTCGGCCATGATCGATGGGTCTTTCCCGGTTGTCCCCATCGCCCCGCGTCTGTGGGGACGGATCGTCTGGGACGTCTCTATGTGGTTTGGTACACGGAAGGGTCGGACGAAACGCCGTCGGTCTATCTCGCCTATTCAGACGACAAGGGCGAGACGTTTTCGCCGAAACAGAAATTGAATCTCTCCAAGGGCACCTTCCCGGACCATCCGCAGATGGCCGTCGATCCCGAAGGCCGGCTGATCATCGTGTGGGAAGAGCAGTCGCCGGTCCGGCGCGAGGTCGTGATGCGGGTGTCGCTGGATCGCGGGCAGACCTTCAGCGTGCCGCAGAAATTGAACGAGAAGAAGGGGCAAACTCCGACGCTCTCTATCAATGCCCAAGGCCTTGCGGCGCTGGCCTGGATGGAGCATGCCATGCCGGCGCACCGAATCGTGGTCCAAACGATCCAGTTGCCTGCAATTCAGGCCGTCGCGAAACAGGAGCCGTAG
- a CDS encoding TonB-dependent receptor codes for MVSFTCVSRIAVVMTVIGTLAAGQLLAQAQEQNSAEATALPREQELRGQLKGILQELEEIQKGRESGVPPAERPKIVTEKVKPEQTEATEAAGAMPEYELSDTSIVSKRFQKRPEGVSLSSTIQAETDSQPTRTMKESMESLPGVVMRQANGPRDFSMMIRGQGAKTTFAVRDIKMYEDGFIQTQSDGLSRLDIHDPWFMRSVEAIRGASSSMYDNYALGGMVHFRTRRGSDINGFESFFSGGSYGYHKEAFAVGQETEHLDISMFASNVQEDGYIRNSTYKTQTVNFNLRFKIDDKQSFYFKAISNWLDTRVPTRLTQAEFLTDDRQAGGALTPCVPGQYRSGCANATALRQGRFDRRTIVGGMYERQLNANTVLTIEGDYDVKDINQTFSQISDNVNPNYKMYVDLRHDGRLGEMPLKSYLGFFFNNMEQEGQTFENLGDGQGTRGVLLANNRGNIRNIGARFGEELEFIPKWTAAIRLGFEQSQLGVQTINYCSSTDAVVGTGVAPCNNTAGLGAGSVRTRANANRTFYNWAPEASLTWKPAEGYRHWVRASTGYGIPQFSNLTRDPVTGLPGTNFDLKPQKNLNTEIGTESRLTKDLTIQLVGFWTIFKDEIISRAVSGTNVASVNADSSRYRGIEAFYDWRPLSGLRVSGAYTHIDAKYINFSDQTNTAVGLLVRDGKKVPNVPTDVLNSKVEYEHAESGWGGWVEGSYYNSYVLNNSNTFGIPAYMIGNVNIHKHVEVKNYWFRFAKFFVEIDNVADKKYAASGQIIGGETHAAAAGQLAFFSGYGRAIYGGVTLGLF; via the coding sequence ATGGTGTCGTTTACGTGTGTCAGTCGGATCGCAGTCGTCATGACGGTCATCGGAACGCTCGCGGCGGGGCAGCTGCTCGCGCAGGCGCAGGAGCAGAACTCCGCAGAGGCGACGGCGTTGCCGCGTGAACAGGAACTGCGCGGGCAGCTCAAGGGAATTCTTCAGGAGCTGGAGGAGATTCAGAAAGGGCGGGAGAGCGGGGTGCCGCCGGCAGAACGGCCAAAGATCGTGACGGAAAAAGTGAAGCCAGAACAGACAGAGGCGACGGAGGCAGCCGGAGCGATGCCGGAATATGAATTGTCGGACACGAGCATCGTGAGCAAGCGATTCCAAAAACGCCCGGAGGGAGTCTCCCTCTCTTCGACGATTCAGGCCGAGACGGATTCGCAGCCGACCCGCACGATGAAGGAGTCGATGGAGTCACTGCCCGGTGTGGTGATGCGCCAGGCGAACGGTCCACGGGATTTCAGCATGATGATCCGCGGGCAAGGTGCCAAGACGACCTTTGCCGTGCGCGACATCAAGATGTATGAAGATGGCTTTATTCAGACTCAGTCGGACGGACTCTCCCGCCTCGACATTCATGATCCCTGGTTCATGCGCAGCGTAGAGGCAATCCGCGGCGCCTCCTCATCCATGTACGACAATTATGCGCTGGGCGGTATGGTCCATTTCAGGACGCGCCGCGGCAGCGATATCAACGGATTTGAGAGCTTTTTCTCCGGCGGTTCGTACGGGTATCACAAAGAGGCGTTTGCGGTAGGGCAGGAGACCGAGCATCTCGATATCTCCATGTTTGCCAGCAACGTGCAGGAAGACGGGTATATCCGGAACAGCACCTATAAGACCCAAACGGTCAATTTCAATCTGCGGTTCAAGATCGACGACAAGCAGAGTTTCTACTTCAAAGCGATCTCCAATTGGTTGGACACCAGAGTGCCGACCAGGCTGACCCAGGCGGAATTCCTGACCGACGATCGGCAGGCCGGCGGCGCGCTCACGCCATGCGTCCCCGGTCAATACCGGTCCGGTTGTGCGAATGCCACGGCACTGCGACAGGGGCGTTTCGATCGTCGCACGATCGTCGGCGGCATGTACGAGCGCCAGCTGAACGCGAATACGGTGCTGACGATCGAAGGCGACTATGACGTGAAGGATATCAATCAAACGTTTTCACAGATATCCGATAACGTGAATCCCAACTATAAAATGTATGTGGACTTGCGGCATGACGGCCGGTTGGGTGAGATGCCGCTGAAGAGCTATCTCGGATTCTTCTTCAATAACATGGAGCAGGAAGGACAGACATTCGAGAATCTGGGTGATGGACAGGGAACTCGCGGCGTGTTGTTGGCCAATAACCGAGGGAACATCCGGAATATCGGGGCCCGGTTCGGCGAGGAGCTGGAGTTCATCCCAAAGTGGACGGCGGCCATTCGACTGGGGTTTGAGCAGTCGCAGCTCGGCGTTCAAACGATCAATTACTGCTCGTCTACGGATGCTGTCGTAGGAACGGGCGTAGCGCCATGCAACAACACGGCTGGGTTGGGAGCCGGGTCTGTGAGGACGCGAGCCAACGCCAATCGTACCTTCTATAACTGGGCGCCCGAGGCGTCGCTCACCTGGAAGCCCGCCGAGGGGTACCGGCATTGGGTCCGGGCTTCGACGGGGTACGGGATCCCGCAGTTTAGTAATCTCACCCGCGATCCGGTCACCGGGTTGCCCGGCACGAACTTCGATTTGAAGCCGCAGAAAAATCTCAATACAGAAATCGGAACGGAATCGAGACTGACCAAAGATCTCACGATTCAGCTCGTCGGATTTTGGACGATCTTCAAGGACGAGATCATTTCCCGGGCCGTGTCGGGCACGAATGTGGCTTCGGTCAATGCCGACTCCTCACGCTATCGAGGGATCGAAGCCTTCTACGACTGGCGCCCGTTGTCCGGGCTGCGCGTCTCCGGGGCCTACACGCATATCGACGCGAAGTACATCAACTTTTCAGATCAGACGAATACGGCGGTGGGACTCTTAGTCCGTGACGGCAAGAAGGTGCCGAACGTGCCGACCGATGTGCTGAATAGCAAAGTGGAGTACGAACATGCCGAAAGCGGCTGGGGCGGTTGGGTGGAAGGCAGCTACTACAATAGCTACGTCTTGAACAATAGTAATACGTTCGGCATTCCCGCCTATATGATCGGCAACGTCAATATTCATAAGCATGTTGAAGTGAAGAATTACTGGTTCCGGTTCGCGAAATTCTTCGTTGAAATCGACAACGTGGCTGACAAGAAGTACGCCGCGTCCGGCCAGATCATCGGAGGCGAAACGCATGCGGCAGCAGCGGGGCAGTTGGCCTTTTTCTCCGGCTACGGTCGGGCTATTTACGGCGGTGTGACGCTGGGATTGTTCTAG
- a CDS encoding TlpA family protein disulfide reductase, whose translation MGVVRQGWKLAGLLAILSLAGAAAVSAHDPVAALKMSRMPAGMQAVPFELTSLDGARVKLSDLAGKVVLVNFWATWCGPCKEEMPSLARLQQQLDPKKFVLLTVTADLQRQGIAQFLSQTGVALPVLFDEDQEVSRSFLVRGLPTTVVIGRDGTLFGRAVGPRAWDSPEAVAMIRQAMEPAQ comes from the coding sequence GTGGGCGTTGTGCGGCAAGGATGGAAGCTTGCGGGCTTGCTGGCCATACTCAGTCTGGCTGGGGCGGCTGCCGTGTCTGCCCACGATCCCGTTGCCGCGCTCAAGATGAGCCGGATGCCCGCAGGCATGCAGGCTGTCCCGTTCGAACTCACGTCGTTGGATGGCGCGCGGGTCAAGTTGAGCGACCTGGCGGGCAAAGTCGTGCTGGTGAACTTTTGGGCGACCTGGTGCGGGCCCTGCAAAGAGGAAATGCCGTCGCTGGCCCGTTTGCAGCAGCAGTTGGATCCGAAGAAGTTTGTCCTCTTGACGGTGACGGCCGATCTGCAGCGCCAGGGCATCGCCCAGTTCCTCTCGCAGACAGGCGTCGCGCTGCCGGTGCTGTTCGATGAAGATCAAGAAGTGTCGCGATCCTTTCTGGTGCGCGGGTTGCCGACCACCGTCGTGATCGGCCGCGACGGGACATTGTTCGGGCGGGCGGTCGGGCCGCGCGCGTGGGACAGCCCGGAGGCGGTCGCGATGATTCGGCAGGCGATGGAACCGGCCCAGTGA
- a CDS encoding transporter — MINEMKLSGRILIAAAIVSIVISLSFAPGASASCGAVNCFVVIGSQQQVPQAGLLTVNGIYNYTPMRLLEGTSGVIPAVDQASRQMILDHHKETRTITQQATLDLNYGLTDRLGVQLTVPYMWRTHKHIDGLGEGGANGEGDPNRFSANGIGDIRVGLKYNVLPTLRNMVVLGLGVYLPTGNTHAHDSEENIMESPTQLGRGQVGLNPTVYQSYELIPHLLNQFASASYRHTFRNNDGYQFGDEYMINAGLNYVATPWLVLTGQVNYRYLVHDNFKSSLSRSATPADAPDFPGEPVVLDPTIRNRAVPTTGSTYHAFSPGFQVSLGQLVESSWTNMTSMYFYAQIPFARDSNGSLAQGTSFVFGLTRSFQLVKPS, encoded by the coding sequence TTGATTAACGAAATGAAGCTCTCCGGTCGAATCCTTATTGCCGCAGCCATTGTCAGTATCGTGATCTCCCTGTCCTTTGCTCCCGGCGCATCAGCCTCGTGCGGAGCGGTCAACTGTTTTGTCGTCATCGGGTCCCAACAGCAGGTTCCGCAGGCGGGGCTCCTTACGGTCAACGGCATTTACAATTACACACCCATGCGACTCTTGGAGGGGACCTCCGGCGTGATCCCGGCCGTCGATCAAGCTAGCCGGCAGATGATTCTGGATCACCACAAAGAGACCCGCACCATTACGCAGCAGGCCACGTTGGATCTGAACTATGGCCTGACCGACCGGCTGGGCGTGCAACTGACGGTTCCGTATATGTGGCGCACGCATAAGCACATCGACGGTTTGGGAGAAGGTGGTGCAAACGGCGAGGGAGATCCGAACCGGTTTTCGGCTAATGGGATCGGCGATATTCGCGTGGGGCTGAAGTACAACGTGTTGCCGACTCTTCGCAATATGGTGGTGCTGGGCCTAGGGGTCTACCTTCCAACGGGTAATACTCATGCGCATGACAGCGAAGAAAATATTATGGAGTCGCCGACGCAGCTGGGGCGCGGACAAGTCGGGCTGAACCCGACCGTCTACCAGAGCTATGAGTTGATCCCCCATCTGTTGAATCAGTTTGCCTCGGCCAGCTACCGTCATACGTTCCGGAACAATGACGGGTATCAGTTCGGCGACGAGTACATGATCAACGCCGGTCTGAACTATGTGGCGACGCCCTGGCTGGTTTTGACCGGCCAGGTGAATTACCGCTATTTGGTTCATGACAATTTTAAGTCTTCGCTGTCACGATCGGCCACGCCGGCTGATGCGCCGGACTTTCCTGGGGAGCCAGTTGTGCTTGACCCCACAATTAGAAATCGCGCTGTGCCAACGACCGGTTCGACGTACCACGCCTTCTCTCCTGGCTTTCAGGTCAGTCTCGGACAGCTTGTTGAATCCAGCTGGACGAACATGACCTCGATGTATTTCTACGCACAGATTCCGTTTGCGCGGGATTCCAACGGTAGTTTGGCGCAAGGCACCAGTTTCGTGTTCGGACTCACCCGCTCGTTTCAGCTGGTGAAGCCGTCGTAG
- a CDS encoding helix-turn-helix transcriptional regulator, giving the protein MNKPLLRVEEAAAALAVSRWTIYRWVEQGRLEGTKIGRGSLRVFSRSIEKLVEQNRTDDVSSGLLVHRGELSPAGSAVG; this is encoded by the coding sequence ATGAATAAACCACTATTACGTGTCGAAGAGGCGGCTGCGGCGCTTGCCGTCAGCCGATGGACGATCTACCGCTGGGTGGAACAGGGCCGGTTGGAAGGCACCAAGATCGGTCGCGGCAGTCTGCGGGTGTTTAGCCGGTCGATCGAGAAACTGGTTGAACAGAATCGGACGGATGACGTGTCTTCCGGCCTGCTCGTTCATCGAGGAGAATTGTCTCCTGCAGGCTCTGCTGTCGGCTGA